TTTCATTTCTCCTCCAGAGAAGGTGGGACTATGTCCCGGTTGGGGTGCGCCGCTCAAGACGCTGTCGGTAACGGCGCTGTCGGTAAGGGCGTTGTCTGTGAAATTTCTTGCAAGCATGACGATAGCACAGCCGCCGCCCCCTGTCTTCAAGCCGCTGTTAATTTCCCATCAAGTTTCATTAACGACCGCCTCAAGCTTTCTTAACCTGTCCGGTCCGCGCCGGCAGCCCGCGCTTGACGCCGCCCGCAAGCGTGGTATCATGCGCGTGTGGCCCGAATCGCAGGCCAACGACTTTTCCTTCCCCGCCAGGAGACGCAAACGTGACCACACTCACCCTGGAACTTTCGCCGCACTTGTTGGAACGCCTGACCAGGGCGGCCAAACAACGCCAGCAGCCCGTCGAAGACCTGGCCTCGTCGCTGCTGTCAGAGAGTCTGACCGCGACCTCGTATCCTGCTATGGATGAGCGAGAACGCGTGGATCAGGTGTTACGTGAATCGGCGATGCTCGTCTATCTCACCGACAGTCTACGCGCTCGCATCGATCCCACTGTCCATCGCGCGGATGTCATCGCCGCGCTGGACGCTGCTGGCGACGAACCCTTAAGCCAGATTGTCCAGGAGCAACGCGGCCAAAAAGGATGAGTACACTCTATTTTGACACGAGCGCGCTCGTGAAACGTTACAGTTCAGAAATCGGCAGTCAGTGGGTTATTCAACAGTGCTCGCCGGCGATGAACCATAGCCTGATCACGGCTGAGTTTACAATGGCCGAAGTGGCGGCTGCTCTCGCCGCCAAACAACGCGCTCCAAAAGGTATTACTCTCGCTCAACGTGACGCAGCTATGTCGGTCTTTCTATCTGACTGCAACCAACAATATCGTCTGATTGCTGTCGAGCGGCGGATCATCGAAAGGGCGATTGATTTGACGCAAAGGCATCGACTGCGCGGCTACGACGCCATTCATCTGGCTACGGCGATCGAAGCGAATCTTCGCCTGCGGTGGGCCGGCTTGTCCACCCTAATCTGCGTCGCCGCCGACGATGACCTCCTGGCCGCCGCCGGCGCCGAAGGGCTTCTGACCGAGAACCCCAACCATCATCCCTGAATCAAATCAGCCGGATGACGGTCAACACTGGGCCGGGCTGGGCTGGGGCGGCCGGCGGCGGTGAAAAACAGCTCGGTGCCCAGATAGACCTCGCCATCCAGGGCGCCGGCCACGCGGGCGATGTGATCCTGCCGCCTCATCTGCGTCACGATCTCCTCGGCCCCGGCCTGCCGCGCCATTTCCTCGATCTGCGGCAGCATCAGCGCCTGCGCATGCGCCACCGCCGCTTCCACCCCCCGGAAATCGTGCACCCCGTCCTCCAGGTGCAACCGCACCGTCACCTCATCCAGCGGATTGATCAGCAGGCGGCGGCGCAGGATGATCCCGCCTGCCACCGCCCCCACCGCATTCGCCACCTCGGCATGGTCGGGGATGACCAGATCGGTGTGCAAGTCCTCGGCCACCTGCGGCATATAGGCGGCGACCGGCGCGCCGATGGCCACCAGCGGCTGCTGCAAAGCCAACGCCACCGCCAGACCCTGCCCCTGGCCGCCTCGCAGACCCCGCCGCAACAACTCCTTCGCCGCCGGCTCCTTCTCCCAATTCGGCGCCGTCGCCTCATCGGCCAGCACCTTGCTCACCAACTCGGTGGCCACACGCTCGGCCACTGTCGCCACCACCCGCTCGCAAAACGCCTCCACCGCCATCCCGGCGCGCGCGGCCAGGGCCTCGGCGCCCAGCCACGCCGCCTCCAGGTTCCAGCGGTCGAAGCGCCCCAACACATGCAGCGCGTCCGTGGGTGTGAAGCCCGCCCGCCGCACCAGCGCCCGGCCCTCCAGGTCAGCCAGTCGCAGATGGATGAGGCCGTTGCCGGTCTGTTGCACCAGCATGGCCGGCGATTGGGGGCCGCCAGCCAGCCGGTCGAGCACTTCCCGGTCGCTCTCAGATAGGCGGCTGCCAGGCTGGCGGCCGCGCAGCAGGAACTCGGCGGCGTCGCGGCCGCGTTTATCCCAGGGGAGCGCAGCCTGCCGCCGGAGTTCCGGCAGGATGTCGGGATATTGGCTGGCCAGCAGAGATAGCGGCGCCACCCGGCGTGGGCCGATCAACAGCCGATCCATGC
The Caldilineales bacterium DNA segment above includes these coding regions:
- a CDS encoding type II toxin-antitoxin system VapC family toxin, giving the protein MKRYSSEIGSQWVIQQCSPAMNHSLITAEFTMAEVAAALAAKQRAPKGITLAQRDAAMSVFLSDCNQQYRLIAVERRIIERAIDLTQRHRLRGYDAIHLATAIEANLRLRWAGLSTLICVAADDDLLAAAGAEGLLTENPNHHP
- a CDS encoding hydantoinase/oxoprolinase family protein; this encodes MNLALGIDTGGTYTDAVLVDHERGLVLAGAKALTTRHDLALGIEGAIRQVFTAAAEAGLALTPSHVTLVALSTTLATNTLAEGHRGAVCLLLIGYDEDLIRQFGFRRDLAAEDVVYISGGHDELGNEAAPLDEAALVAAITARRQTVEAFAISGYFGVRNPAHELRARQLVTELTELPVTCGHDLTTRLNSVRRATTASLNAHLILPLRELIGSVQRTLAGFRIEAPLMVVKGDGSLVRAEWAMERPIETILSGPAASAVGAWHLAGRRDVWVVDVGGTTTDIAALREGWPLLNPDGAQVAGWRTMVEAVDVHTVGLGGDSHVRFDGMDRLLIGPRRVAPLSLLASQYPDILPELRRQAALPWDKRGRDAAEFLLRGRQPGSRLSESDREVLDRLAGGPQSPAMLVQQTGNGLIHLRLADLEGRALVRRAGFTPTDALHVLGRFDRWNLEAAWLGAEALAARAGMAVEAFCERVVATVAERVATELVSKVLADEATAPNWEKEPAAKELLRRGLRGGQGQGLAVALALQQPLVAIGAPVAAYMPQVAEDLHTDLVIPDHAEVANAVGAVAGGIILRRRLLINPLDEVTVRLHLEDGVHDFRGVEAAVAHAQALMLPQIEEMARQAGAEEIVTQMRRQDHIARVAGALDGEVYLGTELFFTAAGRPSPARPSVDRHPADLIQG